The Sesamum indicum cultivar Zhongzhi No. 13 linkage group LG9, S_indicum_v1.0, whole genome shotgun sequence genome segment TATTTCTTTATCATTTTTCCTTCATTATTAATCAACATATATTACCACAATTTTCATTAATCTTATTTCTTATTACTTGATGTGTTTGGAAATTAGCTAATTAGTTAatcaatttgaagaaaattgaacTCATTTGCCTGAAATTTCGATAAGCATCCGTCTGATcaattggagaaaaaattgtttgaacaCAGGAATTGCACTGGGGGACACTTGGATATCACCAGAAGATTTTGTGGTATGAATTcttgttaataaattaataaatgaccATCTTTTCGTACCTTTTCTTAGTTGTTGCTAATTCTGACAACTAATATACCTTCACTTTTGTAATGTTTTTACATGATTATTCAGTTTTCATGGGGTCCTCTCCTCAAAGATGTCTCCAGGCTGGACAAGAATGGCCTCATGAAATCAAACAGGTCCAcatttttcagtatttttcaGGTCaaacaagaatatatatatatatatatatatatatgctgatatacatataataaaaacagtTTAGCAGAGCAAATAAAGCGGCAACTTGATGCCGGGAAATTTGTAGAGGCAACTGATTCATGGAGTGAGCTGGAAGATGTTATCAGTTCCAGCAGCAATTCggtggtaaataattattattactaacttgtttaaatatttgaatattagtatatatgaTATGGATGAGGTGAGTATTTGAGAATGTTTCCAGGATTTCTACAATTTCCTGCTGGATTCAGGGATGGATCCTGTGTCATTGACAGCCTCTGAGCTTTCACAACAGATTGCTGTCAAACGCTACTCGAGATATTTGAATTCTTTGAGGTCTACTCCTGGTGGTGATGGTGATCTTGATTCCCTAATGAACGGTGAGATCAAGAAGAAGCTCAAGATTATACCAAGCAGCGTTCAGtgagtttttttttcagatattCTTTCAATTCCATATAAGAATGAGGATTTGAATATTGACGTTGTTTTTGTAGGTGGGGAGGGCAATCAGATCTTGTTTTCAATGCCCTGCAAGCAGATTTCATGAGACCCAGGATCCAAGAGGTAAGAACGCTTACCCTTTTGTAAATAATTGCATGCTAAGTCCTTGAAATTTCCACATATTATTAGAAAGTTTAGAGTCATGATTCCATATCTTGTCCTCATCTTTTTGCAGGTTGATGAACTGCTAGCAAAAGGGGTCAATCTCACTATATATAGTGGTCAAGTAAGATTCATTTatctatttcaaaaatcatacaaatttcatttttttttttgttaaattttgctAAAATAGAAAGTAATAtggtttaatttttgttgcagCTCGACGTCATTTGCTCGACCAAAGGAACTGAAGCTTGGGTGGAAAAGCTCAAGTAAGACTGTCGAAAACTAACAACTTTCATCACACTTTAGTAATACAGCAACATGCGATTAAGTGTCAATCATACAcgtttcttttaaaaatataactgtAAAATTGAACTACTCATCAATTTAAGAAATAACAAGTAATGGTTGATTGATTGGAAGTTTATAAATTGATCAGGTGGGATGGGCTGAGAAGTTTCTTGAGCATGGAGAGAAGAGCAATCTATTGTGGGGAAGAAAAGATCACAAAGGGCTTCACTAAATCCTACAGGAATTTACACTTCTACTGGATTCTTGGAGCTGGTCACTTTGTAAGTTCCCACTAACcgcaaattaatattatattattatttatcataatcaaataaaaaatcaacacaaaaaatCTTAACCAAGGAGTTAGGAATGTGCTGTCATTTTCACCATTAATAAAAAGGCATCAATTTACTACAGTactaaaaaagataaatgtgTTGCAGTGTGTGTCAGAGGTATGTGTTTCTGTTCTCTAAAGTGACCAACACTGTGCTGTCCTAATCATTATCTCCTTCTGTACTTTGTCAGACTACCATGTGTCctaacttaattattataggataaaattattctttttttcaaataaaatatgaaattatagcAATATCAGTTTTCTTTCCCTCTTGAAAACGAATACCTTcattataaagaaatattagCTTTTTGTAGTGATTAATTGACATGCTTGAATTGAAAGTATAAATTTCTGATGGCCAtagcaaaatattaattatagctaaaaattataataaatattagcttatcttatttgatttcatttcaAAGATTTATTGTCAGTTCTGtactatttcaaattttaaaatcatgtaTGATTGGATCTTTCTATGTAgaatttgatcataaattttttaatttatcacaTGTTTCGGACAAggaactattacaaaatacctccttttttgtaatcaaatttcacaaaacccCAATTCAAACACATTTTCATGCCTTGATATACAAAGGAATTTACTACAAAAACATCGTaattcaaacacaattttattatttcatgtcttttttgtaaaaaaatatacatgtcATAAAACACActaattcaaacatatttgattaatcacacaaaatcaatctaaaaaggaaaaaataaaaactcacttgaaaatgctaaaaatgaaaaattgagaataaaagAAAGCACAAACAAAGCCTTTAATTTctgtatttgttttctttgagCGTGATGGATAGGattcaaatatcataaaaaccctataaatttattttttcagtaattatatgtattgttAAGTGGAtttgtttgatgtaatttcaGGTACCTGTGGATCAGCCGTGTGTAGCATTGAGCATGATAGGTAGCACAACGCATTCTCCTATTGCTTCAAATTAGATCATTccattcatcatttttcacataatttgaGAGAGAATTAATATTGGAGAATTGAAAAGTTGGAGAGAATGTAAAATAGTATTGAGGGAGAAAAAGAATGAACGAAATTGTTCATTTTGAGACGATTTGCAACTATTCCCATTTTAATTTGTGAACATTCTTAATGTAAGCATTTTATTTTCACGCACAACTCAATCACTTTTGTtggtatgtatgtatatatataagtagtaagtatgtaatttatatttaatattttaataaattaaataatatatcaattccaacaaacaattatgaaataattaagttataGTGAATTCAAATAAAGTAGAacagatattttaaattgtgatGCCGTATTTGGTTGGATCTCTTTGTTAGACtgaatcataaattttaaaaatttcattctattatgtttatttttcatacaagaaaacctaatataaaatataatgtctTTTCatgcaaaaagaaatattattttcgtAACAAAAACTGTATAGAATATCCAAATCCAAAAATGTTTTCGTTATATCACATATTTTTGcataaagaaaatcataaaatatgctgatctaaatatattttgaatctATTACATCTTTTCGTAAGAAATTTTGTTCACAAAAgattctaat includes the following:
- the LOC105169957 gene encoding serine carboxypeptidase-like 51, with amino-acid sequence MVKSHVVVSLVVCVLFVCELSVVVEGGRRGGDGSEAWGYVEVRPKAHMFWWYYTSPYRTQDPRKPWPVILWLQGGPGASGVGIGNFEEVGPLDTYLKPRNSTWLRIADLLFVDNPVGTGYSFVEDTKLLVKSDDEAAADLTTLLIQVFNRNERLQRSPLYIVAESYGGKYAVTLGLSALNAIQTGKLKLKLGGIALGDTWISPEDFVFSWGPLLKDVSRLDKNGLMKSNSLAEQIKRQLDAGKFVEATDSWSELEDVISSSSNSVDFYNFLLDSGMDPVSLTASELSQQIAVKRYSRYLNSLRSTPGGDGDLDSLMNGEIKKKLKIIPSSVQWGGQSDLVFNALQADFMRPRIQEVDELLAKGVNLTIYSGQLDVICSTKGTEAWVEKLKWDGLRSFLSMERRAIYCGEEKITKGFTKSYRNLHFYWILGAGHFVPVDQPCVALSMIGSTTHSPIASN